Part of the Eshraghiella crossota genome is shown below.
CAACTATTTTCACAAGTTCCGTTAAAGACATTACTTTGTCTCATTGTCAGCTACATCGCCAACAATCTTAACTTTTCCTTTATATAATTCTTCAACAGCTATAGATAATGGTTTCTTGCCTTTACCATTTACATAAGGCTGTGCACCGGCGATTAACTGTCTTGCTCTCTTTGATGTAGCAATTACAAGGGAATACCTGCTCTGGATTGCAGGCTGCTCTCCCGGTTCCACATCCTTGTTAATTACATTCATTAATTCAGTATACGATGGATGAATCATTCTACAATATCTCCTTTACTTGACTGCTATACAGTATGTTTAGATAATTCTTTTCTTATATCTTCTATTACAGATATTTTTTCACTTGTTCTATTATGCTCACTTTTTATGATTCTGTCAACTGTTTCAACACAATCTTCCAGAATATCATTTACAACAATGTAGTCATAGGCTTCCACGCCTTTGGCTTCTTCAGCCGCACGGTTAAGTCTCTTTTCAATGACATCTTCCGTCTCTGTTCCTCTTCCTGTAAGTCTGTCTTTAAGTGTTTTTGCATCCTTTGTTGTTATAAAAATAAGAACTGCTGACGGAAATTTCTCTTTTATCTTTAAGGCGCCCTGTATTTCAATTTCAAGGAGAACATCTTTGCCTTCACTAATCTTTTCTTCCACAAACGCTTTAGGAGTTCCGTAATAATTCCCTACATAACACGCATATTCAACAAAAGCGTCTTCTTTTATCATATTCTCAAATTCTTCCCTGGTCTTAAAAAAATAAGAAACTCCGTCTGTCTCGCCCGGTCTCATTCCTCTTGTTGTTGCCGATATTGAAAGGGCATATCCTTCTTTTTCCGATATCAGCCTGTTCATAACGGTGCCTTTTCCCGCACCTGAAAAACCTGACACAACAATCAAATTTCCTTTATTCATAGATGTACCTCGCATTTCTATTCAATATTCTGTATCTGTTCCCTGACTTTTTCTATTTCTGTCTTAAGACTTATGGCATTGTCGGATATGGCAAGGTCATTAGCCTTTGAAAGTATGGTATTGGCCTCACGGTTCATTTCCTGCGCAATAAAATCAAGCTTACGTCCTACGTTACCGCCCTCAATAAGGGTATCTCTTGTGCTTTCGATGTGACTTCTTAATCTTACCGTCTCTTCGTCCACACAAATCTTATCCGCAAAAATCGTTACTTCCGTAGCAATCCTGTTCTCATCAAGTGATGCATCATTAAGTACTTCATGAATCTTATCAATAAGCTTCTTTCTGTATTCCGTTACAACCTCAGGGCTTCTTTTTTCAATATCATCAACAAGTCCCAACATATAATCAAGCTTGCCTAACATATCATTTTTAAGATTCTCGCCCTCGGTTATTCTGGTAGCAACAAACTGCTCGCACGCCTGTGTCAATGCCTCTTTAAGGATAATCCAGATTTCTTCTTCGTCATCACTTTGTTCTTCCATTGTGATAACTTCCGGATATCTTGATATGGAGGATGCTTTCACATCATTATCAATTTCAAACTGTTCCGATATCTTTTTTAATATATCCATATACGAAGCAGCAAGGGTTTCATTATATTTTAGGTTATATTGATTCTCGGTATAGTCTTCATATGATATAAAAATATCAACCTTGCCCCTGTTTATATATTTCTTAAGTTCTGTTCTTATTCCTGCTTCATAGAAATTAAGTTTCTTAGGCATCTTGATTGACGGTTCAAAATATCTGTGATTAACGGATTTCATCTCAATCGTAATCTTTCTGTCTCCGTCAGAAGCCTCTCCTCTCCCGAATCCGGTCATGCTTTTTATCATAAGTCTGCAACCTTTCTTTATTTATGACATATTGAAATTATATTACCAAAAACCGCATTTCAATTCAAGTGCGGGGTTCAAAAATAAAGCCTGTGTCTGACATATTTTCGATAAAAATATTCTACGAAATATCTCATAAATGTGCTATACTTATCCAAGAAATTTTTTGAGGTAAAAGAAATGGCATTTGATGGAATTACTATAAGAAGTCTTATTTTTGAATTAAATAATAAAATATTAAACGGCAGGATTGATAAGATTGCCCAGCCTGAAAAGGACGAACTCCTTCTTACAATCAAGACGCCCTCCGGCCAGCAAAGACTCATGCTGTCCGTGAATGCAAGTCTGCCGCTGGCTTATCTTGTAAGCAGCAATAAGCCCTCTCCCCTTACTGCACCTAACTTCTGTATGCTTTTAAGAAAGCATATCAATAACGGACGTATTACGGAGATTTCCCAGCCCGGTTTAGAGCGTATAATTGATTTTAAAATTGAGCATCTTAACGAGCTTGGCGATATGTGCACAAAACACCTTATGGTGGAGCTTATGGGAAAACACAGTAATATCATATTTATTGACGATAACAACAAAATCATTGACAGTATCAAGCGTATAAATGCCAGCGTAAGTTCGGTAAGGGAAGTTCTTCCGGGTTTTGACTATTTTATTCCGAATACAACGGATAAAGCCGATGTCCTTGCCATGTCGGAACCTGAAATCACAGAGGCAATAAAGGATAAGGCACTTCCTGTTTCAAAAATACTTTATCAGAGCTTTACAGGTATAAGTCCACAGGTTAATAACGAAATATGCGATATATCAGGAGTGGAGGCAAGGAAATCCGTCACCGGGCTTTCCAATAACGAACTTACACACTTTGTAAGAACCTTTTATAACATTCTTGATACCGTAAAAAGCAATGATTTTAACCCTGTAATAATTACAACCGGCAAGGATAAAATATACGATGTTATAAATTACGGCACTTCTGCCTGCGATACCGTAAAATATGACTCCGTAAGCCGTATGCTTGAGGATTACTACAAGGATAAAAATATCTCCGACCGTATCAGACAACGTTCTGCCGATTTAAGACAGATTGTGTCCACGGCACTTGTAAGAAATTATAAAAAATATGATTTGCAGCAGAAACAGCTTGACGATACATCAAAAAGGGAAACTTACAGAATATACGGCGAACTTCTCAATGTTTACGGATATGAGATACCCAAAGATGCCAAATCCTGTGAGGTTCTTAATTATTATACCAATGAAAATATCACCATTCCTCTTGACCCACAGCTTTCGGCACTTGAAAACAGTAAAAAATATTTTGCAAAATACAATAAGTTAAAACGTACCTATGAAGCCCTTTCCGAGCTTGTTCTGTCGACAAAAGCGGAAATAGACCACCTTGAATCAATTAACACCGCCCTTGATATTGCGGTAAGTTATGAGGACCTTGGTCAAATCAGGGAAGAACTTATTGAATATGGCTTTATCAAGAAGAACTTGTCAAAAAAAGGGAAAGAAAAGAAAGTTAAATGTGTTCCGTTCCACTATATATCTTCGGACGGTTTTGATATATATGTAGGCAAAAACAATATCCAGAACAAGGAACTGACTTTTAAATTTGCAACAGGTAATGACTGGTGGTTCCACGCCAAAAATATGCCCGGTTCCCATGTAATTGTCAAGTGTGATAAAAAAGAACTTCCCGACAAGACTTATGAAGAGGCTGCTGCCCTTGCCGCTTACTACTCAAAAGGAAGAACTTATGAAAAAGTCGAGGTCGATTACGTTGAGAGAAAACAGCTTAAAAAAGTTACCGGTGGTGCTCCGGGCTTCGTAATCTACCATACAAATTATTCAATGAATATAAGTCCGGATATCAGCAAAATAAAGGAAGTAAAGTAAGGGGCATTTCTCCACAATTTTTAACTAGCATTTTTTAGGTGGTATACAATAGAGCATTCCACATATCATTGTAATAAAGGGAATAAATGCCGCCAAAGCTATTCCCTTTATATTTAAAGAATGTTCAATTAACATCTTGATCTAAAAATCTCACCCTTTGACACATTGCTCACTTTTATCATAACAAAGCCTCCTGTTCTTTATATTTGGTATATTTACAATGGTCTGTTGTTTTGTTTGCTATAGCTATAATCTTTTTCATAATCCTCAATCCTTTGACTATAGTATAAGAAAAACGAGACCTCATATGAAGTCTCGTTTTGCTGTTCAATATATACTATCTATTTGGTTTTAACTTTATTCATACATTCTCTATTAAATATCTAATGTCTTTTTCAGAATCCTTTTTTCTGTTTTATCATAACCTCCTATGTTGATTTCGTTATAATAATAACTTATATGTAGTTTGTCCATATATTCCTTATCCTTCATATAATCATCATATAATTTATCTGCCCGATTCGCAATTATTCCATCAAGTTCCGGGCCATAGGGATCAACTCTTCTTGAAATGCCGTCACGATATATTATTTTAGTAACTGTATTGCTTTCTATATCAACATATAATTCGCATAATTTAGTATATCCTACTTCACCTCTTTCATAAACTTTGGACATAGATATTATCGCCTGACTGTCTTTGTCTTTGAAAAATTTATATTCGGCGTGTACAAGCAATAAATCTTTTGCATACTTATTGCAAACATTTTTCAGTTCTTCCTTACATTGTACCAAATCGCATATGCTGTTATCTAATTTTATTGATACTTCTTCTGTTTTTTCTTCATATGGTGCCCAGTCTTCATCTGAACATCCCGATAAAATCATGCAACTCAAAATAACCAAAAATACAATCAATGTTATTATTTTTCTACCATTCAATTTATGTCTCATAAATAACTCTGCCACCTAACTTCTCGTATTATATTTATTAAATATGCAATAGCAATTATATGTTTCCTTACCATATCTGCTTGCGCCGCTTCCACGTCCATTATACCTTGACAACATTTTTATAATATCATTATAAGAATAATTCCAATAATCATTCGTTAATTTTTCTTCTTTAGCTCCCCACATTAACACCAATGCAACCATTTCTATATTGAACTCATTTTC
Proteins encoded:
- the rpoZ gene encoding DNA-directed RNA polymerase subunit omega, which produces MIHPSYTELMNVINKDVEPGEQPAIQSRYSLVIATSKRARQLIAGAQPYVNGKGKKPLSIAVEELYKGKVKIVGDVADNETK
- the gmk gene encoding guanylate kinase, whose translation is MNKGNLIVVSGFSGAGKGTVMNRLISEKEGYALSISATTRGMRPGETDGVSYFFKTREEFENMIKEDAFVEYACYVGNYYGTPKAFVEEKISEGKDVLLEIEIQGALKIKEKFPSAVLIFITTKDAKTLKDRLTGRGTETEDVIEKRLNRAAEEAKGVEAYDYIVVNDILEDCVETVDRIIKSEHNRTSEKISVIEDIRKELSKHTV
- a CDS encoding YicC/YloC family endoribonuclease, with the protein product MIKSMTGFGRGEASDGDRKITIEMKSVNHRYFEPSIKMPKKLNFYEAGIRTELKKYINRGKVDIFISYEDYTENQYNLKYNETLAASYMDILKKISEQFEIDNDVKASSISRYPEVITMEEQSDDEEEIWIILKEALTQACEQFVATRITEGENLKNDMLGKLDYMLGLVDDIEKRSPEVVTEYRKKLIDKIHEVLNDASLDENRIATEVTIFADKICVDEETVRLRSHIESTRDTLIEGGNVGRKLDFIAQEMNREANTILSKANDLAISDNAISLKTEIEKVREQIQNIE
- a CDS encoding Rqc2 family fibronectin-binding protein translates to MAFDGITIRSLIFELNNKILNGRIDKIAQPEKDELLLTIKTPSGQQRLMLSVNASLPLAYLVSSNKPSPLTAPNFCMLLRKHINNGRITEISQPGLERIIDFKIEHLNELGDMCTKHLMVELMGKHSNIIFIDDNNKIIDSIKRINASVSSVREVLPGFDYFIPNTTDKADVLAMSEPEITEAIKDKALPVSKILYQSFTGISPQVNNEICDISGVEARKSVTGLSNNELTHFVRTFYNILDTVKSNDFNPVIITTGKDKIYDVINYGTSACDTVKYDSVSRMLEDYYKDKNISDRIRQRSADLRQIVSTALVRNYKKYDLQQKQLDDTSKRETYRIYGELLNVYGYEIPKDAKSCEVLNYYTNENITIPLDPQLSALENSKKYFAKYNKLKRTYEALSELVLSTKAEIDHLESINTALDIAVSYEDLGQIREELIEYGFIKKNLSKKGKEKKVKCVPFHYISSDGFDIYVGKNNIQNKELTFKFATGNDWWFHAKNMPGSHVIVKCDKKELPDKTYEEAAALAAYYSKGRTYEKVEVDYVERKQLKKVTGGAPGFVIYHTNYSMNISPDISKIKEVK